A window from Mycoplasma phocoeninasale encodes these proteins:
- a CDS encoding potassium channel family protein, whose protein sequence is MKLFKKVREICIIGVGRYGAAIADQLLKDRENNIRVVLVDGDEKHLTPYKDEVEMIYVADCAEQKTLEALNMKDFDVVIVSASNNIEIVAALAEMGVKSIIARATSPRHAQVLRQIGVTLIVSPEEEAGKRTALLVANPNLALYSKNMVELQDGFVSASIHIQNADVFNKKISELGFRNKYHVSVTMINRNNMTYLPEGDFEILENDLLTFIGKTEDIVDVLAFCAHTKNNGNNKKEKR, encoded by the coding sequence ATGAAATTATTTAAAAAAGTACGTGAAATTTGCATCATTGGAGTTGGACGCTATGGGGCAGCAATTGCCGATCAACTACTAAAAGACCGTGAAAATAATATCCGTGTTGTACTAGTTGATGGTGATGAAAAACACTTAACTCCATATAAAGATGAAGTTGAGATGATTTATGTAGCTGATTGTGCTGAACAGAAAACCTTAGAAGCATTAAACATGAAAGATTTTGATGTAGTTATTGTTAGTGCTTCAAACAACATTGAAATTGTCGCAGCTTTGGCTGAAATGGGAGTTAAATCAATTATTGCTAGGGCAACTTCGCCACGACATGCTCAAGTGCTAAGACAAATTGGGGTTACCTTAATTGTCTCACCAGAAGAAGAAGCCGGAAAGAGAACAGCACTATTAGTGGCAAACCCAAATTTGGCACTTTACTCAAAAAATATGGTTGAACTTCAAGATGGCTTTGTTAGTGCTTCAATTCACATCCAAAATGCAGATGTGTTTAACAAAAAAATTAGTGAGCTAGGTTTCCGCAATAAATACCATGTTTCGGTAACAATGATTAATCGAAACAATATGACTTATTTACCTGAAGGTGATTTTGAAATCCTAGAAAATGACTTGCTAACATTTATCGGTAAAACTGAAGATATTGTTGACGTGCTAGCCTTTTGTGCACACACAAAAAATAATGGTAATAACAAAAAAGAAAAGAGATAA